The Oryctolagus cuniculus chromosome 12, mOryCun1.1, whole genome shotgun sequence genomic interval gcatagggagattactgatgccataaacaggagtgtcaatttgtaaagtcaacaacaggagtcactgtgcacttactcctcttgtaggatctctgtccttaatgtgctgtacactgaggcttaatgctataacgagtactcaaacagtatatttcactttgtgtttctatgggggtgcaaacgattgaaatctttacttaatgtacactaaactgatcttctgtaaaaaaaaagaaagaaagaaagaaattatcaattcccaactagactctcactgggattaaacatgacaataggtctgatctgatttcatcatcatttaaaaaaaaatcatctattatttttcactttatgtttctgtgtgggagcaaactgttgaaatccttacttaaggtatattaagctgatcttctgtatattaagataatcgaaaatgaatcttgatatgaatggaaggggagagggagtgggaaaggggagggttgtgggtgggagggacggtatggggggggaagccattgtaacccatgagttgtactttggaaatttatattcattaaataaaagataaaaaaaaaaaaacatctcaggcaacctgctatgccatgaagCTGGCCACTTAAATATCTGAATCACAATTAAAACCCACGACGATCCTTGAGtatattttgttatgttttaaTCTCTGTATTTTTCTACCACAAATAACAGTGCATAAgagtcactcaaaaaaaaaaaaaaacacaagcacacagagagaagaggtttAATTTATTGGTTGCTCTTTGGCAAAGGTTATATAGAACATTATTGgggtaaaaattaaaatctagtgACAGATTTATAAAACGTTAAGCCAAATTAGCTTTTATGCGATTCTGAAATTCCCTCTCACCCTCAAACTCAGCAAGACACCTCAATCACAGTCTATATAActctttgttgttttaaaatgattaaagtaGACATAATACATAATGAGGTTGATATTAAATATCTTAAGGAATAACAAATCAATAGAACTACTTTCATTCTGAAGCATTAACTGGTCATTTATAAATGTTCTGTACATACACTTATCATTTTAGATTTTTCCTCTTTCAGGACTTTGTGAACTATCCATCAGTATCTGCTATTTGTTTGTACACACACATCATAAGTCTTCCAAAATAACATTTAAAGTCTTTCTTAATATTTCTTCAGCAATGTTAACCTTTAAGGAacactcaattaaaaaaataaaagctcagaTCTTGACTCTGTAATGCAACTTCAGATGTGTCGAGATTCTGTTTCCCTCTGACCTGTTAAAAGTCTCCAACAACATACATTGTGCCAGCTTCTTCTTTGCCCAGCTCAGAGGAAGTCAcatgaaggagaaaaagaaaacaggcttGAAATCACAGTGACCAAAGGCTTTGaattaataattacattaaataaccATAACTTTCTGTTTAACTATTCACATTCCACACAGTGGAAATTATCTTTTCCTCCAGATTTTTCACTTATACTTTTAACTTTGAAGAACTACAGTAATAAAAAAACGACTTACAGGGTGTGTGTTTTTGTCTTCTAATGCCAAGCACAACGTGTACATCATAAAACTCCTATTTGGTGCTTGGCATTATTTTAATAGGTAAGATTAAGATCACAGATATCTTGCCATTAAAAAGTTctactaaaataatgaaaaaaatataccATTACATCATTGGTGACTCCAATAAAATATGTAACAGATATGGCATTTTCAATAAACGTTGGATGACACATCATACTTGTGCTAGTCTTAATATAGGCACAGTAAGAAAAGCAGACGTTTCCCTCTTAAGCTATTGCTGTGTTTTTCGGGTGGATATGCTGCTGATTATCCCCGTGAAGTTAATTTTGAGGAAACTCTCTTTACTTGAGCCAAATCCGACTTACATGCAAGACTGTGGTACAAGCTCCTAAAAGAAGATTACTGCTGCCAACTTAAGTCATCTCTTTTTAACAAAATTGCATGCTTGTGGCAGAGttaaaacagcaaaagaaattCAGTGTTTGCCGGTTCTGAATGTCATTTTTCCTCTCTAGTGTGGGTTTACATGTTCCgtttcttcccctttcttttcctccccCCGACCCTCAAACTCCTGCTTTAGCATCTGTGTGCTTAATTAAATCCATTCTGTGCTTTATTGTTGGAGGATGTGGATGATACAATGATTTAGGGCAGGGGCATACAGTGTATACAAAACGCACAGACTGTGTGTTCGCACAAATTTGCCTAGTGTAGAATCATCAGTAGTgagtttcaaagttttaaaattagaCCCAACGTTTTGGGTGTTCAAGATCATTTCTGCCTTAAAATATGGTTCCCGTTTAGTTGTTAGATGGGAAAGCACTggaccaaaacaaaaacaaataaaaacagcttCTTTGGTTGCAATGGTTCTTTGAATGCTGGAGCCTTGATGGGCAATTGAATCCCAAGTCTGTGGTGTTTGTTTTCCATACGACACGACTTGGCTAGTGAAGCTGAGAAGatacaaggcaaaaaaaaaaaaaaaaaagcatctggggggaggggagactggAGACTGGTGGTGTCTACATATAAAACCTCAGGTTTAAAGAGAACAGGTCATCTAAATCCAAAGTGCAGTGAGTTTCATCTACCCTGTACTTTGGCTCTTAGGTAAATTCTAAGTGGGCATTGGAAGCAAACCAAGTTGTGTCTCAGGAAGGACAGAAAGGGTACAATGTCACATGGATACACCAGTAGATGGACAGCTAAGGCACCCCACGACCTGCTTTCTTAACAGAATTTCCCCCTAGAACCTTCAAGGGAAAAATGAAGAAGTCCAGGTCATATCCCTTACAACTCCTTCGGGTAGTAAGAGCCCACTGCTCCTTAGCCAGAGACAGCCCCCTTCATTTCTTTTAGCCTTCTCTTCTCTATGGCTCAATCTCCTCACAATGGCAAAGCCAGGAAGGCTCAAATATACTTCTAGCTGGTCTAGTTTGCTTACTTGGTTCCGAAAAtaggaataaatatttatttttgcagtTTGGTGTTGGGTTATAGCTAGTTTCAGCAGATCACAGGGACAGTTAGAGTTAACGATTTTTTGGCAATCACATTTCTCCTCTGTTCACTTGGGTCCATTAACTACCGGGAGAAACTTTCACTGAAGCAGGGCTCTCATTGGCTTGGAGTTGCCTTTTAAGGTCTCTGCACATTTCTCTACTGAACTGTGCTGAGTTCAACAAGTCCTCAACCTCAGTCTCACTCCTCTATCCCACTTGTCCTTGCCCACGCCAAACTTCCCCAGAGTCTGGAGGGTctttgcaaaaatgaaaaacatatccATGGTGAAATGAATTAGTTCAGAAACCTGGGCAGACATGGGGTTAGACTGCAATAATCACTGTGAACCTAAAAAAGGATGAGTGGGCTGTGGAAGGGAGGAAGCAAGCACAGGTTACAGGAACTTTTCCAAGTCTAATGCAGCGTGAACACAAGTCTCTTTCCCACAGAGTAGCCTCGTCCATTAAGAATCATTCAAAAGGGAGATTGTGGTCCCCAGGAGGGCACAGGGTGGCCAAAGCAGAACCAGGCCACAGCTGTGCACCTTTTGGATGTGAGTCGGGCTGCTGTGGGCTTTTTGGGCCATCCCCGTTTTAAGCAGATAAGTTTACATAATAGGAAATATCCTCTAACAGAGATCGTGTTTCCTCTGGTGTCTGAAAACACTCACAGGCCCCCacgcacactcatgcacacaaaCTACGCACAAGCAGGCTCCTGCCAGGAGGCAGCTGCTAGTTCTTCTGGCCTCTCAGTTGAAGCCAAGTAGAATTGGGTTGTTTGGGGTCTGGCTCTGAGCCTGCCTGGGGCTGTCTCCCTCGAGCAGGCTGGCTGTGATGGGATTTGGCTTAATCCAAATCAATGGATATGCAACGACACTGCTTCACACGTGTGACCCTCTTCTTCTTGGTGGGTGGCTGTAGTTCAGGGCAGTTGAGGGTGACCATCATGGTGGTGAACTTCTTGGGCTTGCAGAAGGAGCAGGACTGAAAGGAGCCTTCCTCCTTCCGGATGTGTCTGGGGATGTAGAAGGAgttgcactggccatagcagaagcGGTTGATGATGGTACGGCTGTTGCAACCCTCTTCGTGGATGGTCTGCTTAAGTGGCTGGGTCTTGCACCAGTCTCGCTTCAGGTATTTGCGCTCGGTCACATGCAGGGCCTCTTGGCTGGACTCCAGCACCTCCTCCCCAGGCATGGCAGTGCCCCGCCCTTGGCCTCGTCCCCTGTTCCTGGAGCCAGGCTGCTGGAGTGACTGAGTCTGCTCCGAGTCATTGTGCTGGGCCTTGTCTGGTGGGGGTATGGCGCCTTGCGaccctttctttttcccttctgcAGCCGGTAGCAGTGTCCCCAAGAGGAGAAGCAAGGCTCCTACAGTGTAGGCTGTGCGGCTCATACTAAAGGAAGGgtgaacagagagggagagacatagaaaatGAATAAGTTAATTTAAGCATGAAGAGTGGTGTCTCACATTTTATGTGGCATTTGTTAAACACTTTATGTAAAACATTGCACTTAGATCTTACAATACTCCTATGAATTGAGTCCCCCTACATCCATTCCTCTCCAGGTCACCGAGCCAAGAAGTAACTTGTCCAAGCTCACACAGTGAATTCCCCAAGGTTCACATTCAGCCAGGAACTACCTCTTCATTGCATGAACTCTCACAAGCATTTCTGCTTGCCTTCTGACACCAACTAGATCAGACTTCGTATTGTGGGTTTTTGGCTGTATTCATTCTTGTATTTGACCACATTTAGTAATTTTCTACAGTGCCAATGCCATATTACCTTTGTACTTCATTGGGAGAAcatattttctgtcttgtttcaCAAACAGAAGAATTAGTCTCCCTGCCCAGAAGGCATCATCCACTAGGAAAGGCTCTGtctttttcccaaaaccactATGAGAGTTGCCTGGGCTGTGCCTTGCTCCACTGCTTGAATGCTGCGAGACTTTGTGCTGCTATCATGCATCAGAAGGAGGGATGCATGAAGGAGACCAGAAACCACTTGACAGGGACAACAACTTAACAAGAAGCACAAAGGTAGAAAAGTCAAGACTGAATTCTCATCTCAGTTGGGGGACAACAACTTGATATCTGACTTTGGCAAAGTCACTTTACTTCTCAATAAATAACTACATTGAAGCAAAGCTATAACTATCTCTCCTCTCAGATCAAATGTGATGTAAAAGTGAAGCAATCTGAGAACTGACCAAATGTATAATGCCACTGCAGAGAGAACAGATACACTCAGCAGATCACATAACCAGTAAG includes:
- the GREM1 gene encoding gremlin-1 isoform X1, whose translation is MPDTRCALRGPGDPVHSRSLPLGSADPTPSPGGSGRGRTQRHASRAQAPKPRRPDSMSRTAYTVGALLLLLGTLLPAAEGKKKGSQGAIPPPDKAQHNDSEQTQSLQQPGSRNRGRGQGRGTAMPGEEVLESSQEALHVTERKYLKRDWCKTQPLKQTIHEEGCNSRTIINRFCYGQCNSFYIPRHIRKEEGSFQSCSFCKPKKFTTMMVTLNCPELQPPTKKKRVTRVKQCRCISIDLD
- the GREM1 gene encoding gremlin-1 isoform X2 gives rise to the protein MSRTAYTVGALLLLLGTLLPAAEGKKKGSQGAIPPPDKAQHNDSEQTQSLQQPGSRNRGRGQGRGTAMPGEEVLESSQEALHVTERKYLKRDWCKTQPLKQTIHEEGCNSRTIINRFCYGQCNSFYIPRHIRKEEGSFQSCSFCKPKKFTTMMVTLNCPELQPPTKKKRVTRVKQCRCISIDLD